The following proteins are encoded in a genomic region of Thioflexithrix psekupsensis:
- a CDS encoding encapsulin-associated ferritin-like protein translates to MATSEGYHEPLESLSEATRNMHRALTSLQEELEAVDWYQQRADACTDPELKEILLHNMREEIEHAAMVLEWLRRHSDAFDHNLSTYLFTKKSILEAEEDDNSH, encoded by the coding sequence ATGGCCACCAGCGAAGGTTATCATGAGCCTTTAGAATCGCTTTCTGAAGCAACCCGCAATATGCACCGTGCTTTGACTTCTTTACAAGAAGAATTAGAAGCCGTCGATTGGTATCAACAACGGGCAGATGCTTGTACTGATCCCGAATTAAAAGAAATTTTGCTGCATAATATGCGCGAAGAAATTGAACACGCCGCCATGGTTTTAGAATGGTTACGTCGTCACAGCGATGCGTTCGATCACAATTTATCCACTTATTTGTTTACTAAAAAATCGATTTTAGAAGCCGAAGAAGACGATAATAGTCATTAG
- a CDS encoding ATP-binding protein — translation MKKIIRRKTNPSETDPIPSHGELLAVNSSVPSMSWRILVVDDEPDIHAITRLSLAGFEFAGRKLEILQALSGQAAREILTQYDDIVVAIIDVVMETDDAGLRLVDFIRNERRDKLMRLIIRTGQPGLAPEHEVIERYDIDDYKEKNELTERKLYTTLRLALKSHQALRSLNTHKVALTKILDAAPELYHPQSVKQFFSGVLSQIISLCHLGENSLISTIKSGFVATAQGEEEIVIHAGTGYFADANSGSEAQAIKQACIEFLRTHQDNPESILSGDPLPKQAMLLRLKFDRQNKSETQSFIYLENTACLLQNDTELIKIMAYQCASALSNLQLYLDLQEAHYRTSQLLDMEQQARNVAESANSAKTIFLAKMSHELRTPLNAIIGYANLIEEEAEDFGHQDLLPDLKNIQNAGQQLLNMIADILDITKIESEQLQLQLHQFKLQDLLGEIETLMQPLLARRENQFKVICLQKNARVCSDKVKLKQVLLNLLHNANKFTQQGQITLEIIQAFVPHVNRKQCKSEQQTCQKCDTSGLMTFKVSDTGIGIPEPELERIFEAFIQVDSRSATTDGTTPGAGLGLSISRRLSQVMGGHISVQSELGKGSIFTLEVPINLQQKPT, via the coding sequence ATGAAAAAAATTATTCGCCGTAAAACCAATCCCAGCGAAACCGATCCAATCCCCTCACACGGTGAACTTTTGGCCGTCAATTCCTCTGTCCCTTCAATGAGTTGGCGTATTTTAGTGGTGGATGATGAACCCGATATTCACGCCATCACGCGCTTGTCTTTGGCGGGATTTGAGTTTGCGGGGCGAAAATTAGAAATTCTGCAAGCCTTATCGGGTCAAGCGGCGCGGGAAATCTTGACTCAGTATGACGATATTGTCGTTGCCATCATTGATGTGGTGATGGAAACCGATGACGCGGGTTTACGTCTAGTCGATTTTATTCGCAACGAACGCCGCGACAAATTGATGCGTTTAATTATTCGCACGGGTCAACCGGGATTAGCACCCGAACATGAAGTGATTGAACGCTACGATATTGATGATTATAAAGAGAAAAACGAATTAACCGAACGAAAGTTATACACAACCTTGCGTCTTGCTTTAAAATCGCATCAGGCATTGCGTTCGCTTAATACGCATAAAGTGGCTTTAACTAAAATTCTTGATGCTGCGCCAGAACTTTATCATCCCCAATCGGTGAAGCAATTTTTTAGCGGTGTTTTAAGCCAGATTATTAGCTTGTGTCATTTGGGAGAAAATAGTTTAATTTCTACCATTAAAAGTGGTTTTGTCGCCACCGCACAAGGAGAAGAAGAAATTGTTATTCATGCAGGAACGGGCTATTTTGCCGATGCAAATAGCGGTTCTGAAGCCCAAGCTATTAAGCAAGCCTGTATTGAATTTTTACGGACACATCAAGATAATCCTGAAAGTATTTTATCGGGTGATCCCTTACCAAAACAGGCAATGTTATTGCGTTTAAAATTTGATCGACAAAACAAGTCAGAAACGCAAAGTTTTATTTATTTAGAAAACACGGCCTGTTTGCTGCAAAATGACACTGAATTAATTAAAATAATGGCTTATCAATGTGCTTCTGCATTGAGTAATTTACAATTATATTTAGACTTACAAGAAGCCCATTATCGCACTTCGCAATTGCTTGATATGGAACAACAAGCCCGCAATGTCGCCGAATCAGCTAATTCGGCTAAAACGATATTTTTAGCCAAAATGAGCCACGAATTGCGCACGCCATTAAATGCCATTATTGGTTATGCGAATTTAATCGAGGAAGAAGCTGAAGATTTTGGCCATCAAGATTTACTGCCCGATTTGAAAAATATCCAAAATGCAGGCCAGCAATTGTTAAATATGATTGCTGATATTTTGGACATCACTAAAATCGAATCCGAACAGTTGCAATTACAACTTCATCAATTTAAATTACAAGATTTACTAGGCGAAATTGAGACCTTAATGCAGCCTTTATTGGCGCGTCGAGAAAATCAATTTAAAGTTATTTGCCTGCAAAAAAATGCGCGGGTTTGTTCGGATAAAGTGAAATTAAAACAAGTGTTATTAAATCTGCTGCACAATGCCAATAAATTTACCCAACAAGGTCAAATTACTTTGGAAATTATTCAGGCTTTTGTGCCACACGTTAATCGTAAGCAGTGCAAATCGGAACAACAGACTTGTCAGAAATGTGATACTTCTGGTTTAATGACGTTTAAAGTGTCTGACACAGGGATTGGTATTCCTGAACCAGAGTTGGAACGCATTTTTGAAGCCTTTATCCAAGTCGATTCCCGCTCCGCCACCACAGACGGCACCACGCCCGGTGCGGGTTTGGGTTTATCGATCAGCCGTCGCCTTAGCCAAGTGATGGGCGGTCATATTTCGGTGCAAAGCGAACTGGGTAAAGGGTCTATTTTCACCTTAGAAGTGCCGATTAATTTGCAACAAAAACCCACTTGA
- a CDS encoding DNA-J related domain-containing protein, with protein MLETLERHLLDTLSLQPTISEYDLLKMLRQQQCEGFSELEFSDSLSLFRSHFLLHHVLYRLQTQLWQQKAAYLEITPLSICLHPYLSNQAGLVEPDALRNYYLDWKNLSAMTGQALEDLLSQFWQKFYAAEQKAEALAVFSLQEPTDYATIRQRYRQLAGQHHPDRGGDTQTLQTINHAMTILSRYYRGFYAPDHEA; from the coding sequence ATGCTTGAAACACTAGAACGACATTTATTAGATACGCTTTCGTTGCAACCGACCATCAGCGAATATGATTTATTAAAAATGTTACGGCAACAACAATGTGAGGGATTTAGTGAATTAGAATTTAGCGATTCTTTGTCCTTATTTCGCAGTCATTTTTTATTGCACCATGTGTTATATCGTTTGCAAACGCAATTGTGGCAACAAAAAGCGGCTTATTTAGAAATTACTCCCTTGTCCATTTGCTTGCATCCTTATTTATCCAATCAAGCGGGATTAGTCGAACCAGATGCCCTGCGTAATTATTATTTAGATTGGAAAAATTTATCGGCGATGACAGGGCAGGCATTAGAGGATTTATTAAGTCAATTTTGGCAAAAATTTTACGCGGCTGAACAAAAAGCCGAAGCCTTAGCGGTGTTTTCATTACAAGAACCCACTGATTACGCCACCATTCGCCAACGTTATCGTCAATTGGCAGGGCAACACCACCCGGATCGCGGCGGCGACACCCAGACGCTGCAAACCATCAATCACGCCATGACCATATTATCTCGTTATTATCGTGGTTTTTACGCCCCTGATCATGAGGCATAA
- a CDS encoding heavy-metal-associated domain-containing protein, whose protein sequence is MAELMLRVQNVKCNGCVTAIQTGLADLAGVEQVLVEKLQSNQGQVTVKGTFSSDAVTTKLSELGYPVL, encoded by the coding sequence ATGGCTGAGTTAATGTTAAGGGTTCAAAACGTTAAGTGTAACGGTTGTGTGACCGCAATTCAAACAGGTTTAGCTGATCTGGCGGGCGTGGAACAAGTGCTTGTGGAAAAACTTCAATCAAATCAAGGACAAGTCACCGTTAAAGGCACATTTTCTAGTGATGCTGTCACCACCAAACTCAGCGAACTGGGTTATCCCGTACTTTAA
- a CDS encoding sensor histidine kinase has protein sequence MQHKSAQDVVKTIQAILDVDQFSSGDAYFRELVRNVAHHLNVKYCFIGRPQNGEQNKVQTHVVWAGQQFVDNFVYDLAGTPCKNVFDGKRVGLYSPHVAEQFPEDELLVQMGVESYLGAPIIDNRNRMLGLIVILDEQPIEDREYYVAIMELLAGRVATEIERNDLQANLQRQVEERTAELNARMEELECTRNELVQSEKMASLGRLVAGFAHELNTPIGVSVASASVLENKAAVINQMLNEDEVDGEVLDKILAQFSEATRLIISNLRRASELINSFKRTAIDQSSEDVRKFDVKSIIDDVINTLHNRFKQTAVKIHVNAPEHLEVYSIPGSVDQILTNLLLNSLEHGFSAGTAAGDIHIQAELHDDRLRLVYKDTGKGIAAEALGRVFEPFFTTNRSQGGSGLGLYISYNLVTTQLKGEMTCHSVAGQGVTFTVEFPVQFSLPSR, from the coding sequence ATGCAACACAAATCAGCCCAAGATGTCGTAAAAACCATTCAAGCCATTTTAGATGTGGATCAATTTAGTAGTGGAGATGCTTATTTTCGGGAATTGGTGCGTAATGTGGCACACCACCTTAACGTTAAATACTGCTTTATTGGCCGCCCGCAAAATGGAGAACAAAACAAAGTACAAACGCATGTGGTGTGGGCAGGACAACAATTTGTCGATAATTTTGTTTATGACTTAGCGGGTACGCCGTGTAAAAATGTTTTTGATGGCAAACGAGTGGGCTTATATTCGCCCCACGTGGCTGAACAATTTCCTGAAGATGAATTGTTAGTGCAAATGGGGGTGGAATCTTATTTAGGCGCGCCTATTATTGACAATCGTAATCGCATGTTAGGATTAATTGTTATTTTAGATGAACAACCCATTGAAGACCGAGAATATTATGTGGCTATTATGGAATTATTGGCAGGACGAGTGGCCACCGAAATTGAACGCAATGATTTACAGGCTAATTTACAGCGTCAAGTCGAAGAACGCACCGCCGAATTAAATGCCCGAATGGAAGAATTAGAATGCACCCGTAACGAATTGGTGCAAAGTGAAAAAATGGCTTCTTTAGGGCGTTTGGTGGCGGGATTTGCGCATGAATTAAACACACCTATTGGTGTATCGGTTGCCAGTGCTTCGGTGTTAGAAAATAAAGCCGCCGTGATTAACCAAATGCTTAATGAAGATGAAGTCGATGGTGAGGTTTTAGATAAAATATTGGCGCAATTTTCTGAAGCCACTCGTTTAATTATCTCCAATTTAAGACGGGCTTCCGAATTAATTAATAGTTTCAAACGCACCGCTATTGATCAAAGTTCAGAAGATGTGCGTAAATTCGACGTGAAATCAATTATTGATGATGTCATTAATACGCTGCACAATCGTTTTAAACAAACCGCGGTTAAAATTCATGTCAATGCGCCTGAGCATTTGGAAGTGTACAGCATTCCGGGCAGTGTCGATCAAATTCTCACGAATCTATTGTTAAACAGCTTAGAACATGGATTTTCCGCTGGAACTGCCGCAGGCGACATTCACATTCAAGCCGAATTACACGACGACCGTTTACGATTAGTTTACAAAGACACCGGCAAAGGCATCGCGGCTGAGGCTTTAGGGCGCGTTTTTGAGCCTTTTTTCACCACCAATCGCAGTCAAGGTGGCAGCGGATTGGGCTTGTACATCAGTTACAACTTAGTTACCACCCAGTTAAAAGGCGAGATGACCTGTCACAGTGTTGCAGGACAAGGCGTAACGTTTACGGTGGAATTTCCTGTGCAGTTTTCTTTGCCGAGTCGTTGA
- a CDS encoding response regulator transcription factor — protein MSSNTILIVDDSRVSRMLIRAIITQADPHAEIIEASTGEEALAKVDNLNITIATLDLNMPGIDGLALASKLLLKFPRAKIGLLTANIQEMVRQKAEALGISFISKPITEEKILNFIYG, from the coding sequence ATGTCATCGAACACCATACTGATTGTTGACGACAGTCGGGTTTCGCGTATGCTTATTCGCGCCATTATTACCCAAGCCGATCCCCATGCGGAAATTATCGAAGCCAGCACAGGAGAGGAGGCCTTGGCCAAAGTCGATAATTTAAACATCACCATCGCCACCTTAGATTTAAATATGCCCGGTATTGACGGTTTAGCTCTTGCGTCAAAATTGCTGCTAAAGTTTCCGCGTGCGAAAATTGGATTATTAACCGCCAATATTCAGGAAATGGTGCGGCAAAAAGCCGAAGCCTTAGGCATTAGTTTTATTTCTAAGCCCATCACTGAAGAAAAAATCCTGAACTTTATTTATGGATGA